In the genome of Dermatobacter hominis, the window CGAGGTGCGACGGTGAACGCCCTCGCCGGACCCCTCGGCTCGGTCGTGCGGACCGCCCGGGCTCGCCTCGGCCCGCGCCGGCTGTCGCGCGCCACCCTGGCCGACATCCAGGGCAACGTGCTGCGGGCCTTCGACGACGATCACGCCGAGCTTCTGCTGGTCGCAGTCGACGACCCTGTGGCCGGCCGGCGCCTGCTGCGCGAGCTGCTCCCCGACGTCACCGACGCGACCGAGTGGGTCGTCCCGCCGGCCGTCACCACCAACGTGGCCCTCAGCGCGGCCGGCCTGGCGCGCCTCGGGATGGCCCAGGAGCTCGTCGACGACCTGCCGCCGGCGTTCCGCGAGGGCATGGCGAGGCGTGCCGGCCGACTCGGCGACGACGGTCCCGCTGCACCGGTGCACTGGGACCCCGGGCTGCGGGACGACACCGCCCACGTCCTGATCACGCTCACCGCGTGGCGCGCCGACCGGCTCGACGACCACGCCGCCGCCCTCGCCACCCGGATCGGGCGCGACCCCGGGCTCGACCTGGCCCACCGCCAGCGGGCCGAGCGGTTCGACGACCGTCGCGAGCACTTCGGATTCGTCGACGGCATCGCGCAGCCGCGCCTCGCCGGCATCGACGGCCCTCGAACGGCGCCGACCGGGACGCCGGTGCGCCTGGGGTGGCGATCGCTGCCGGTCGGCGAGTTCGTGCTCGGCCACGTCGACGCCGAGGGCGTCCGCTCCCCCACGCCGGCCCGGGGATGGACCCGCAACGGCTCCTTCGTCGTCGTCCGGAAGCTGCACCAGGACGTCGCCGCGTTCCGGTCGCTCGTCCGGGTCACCGGTGCGGACTACCCCGGCGGCCCCGATCTGCTGGCGGCCAAGCTCGTCGGCCGGTGGCCCGACGGCACGCCGCTGGCCACCTCGCCCGACGGGCCGGACCCTCGGATCGCCGACGACCCGGCCCGGGTCAACGACTTCCGCTTCGCCGACGACCCCGAGGGGCTGCGGTGCCCGGTCGGCGCCCACGTCCGCCGCATGAACCCGCGCGACGGGGCGGGCGTCGGCGGCACGATGACCACCCGCCACCGGATCATCCGTCGCGGTCTGCCCTACGGGCCGCGCCTCGCCGACGACGGCGGGGTCCCGCGCGACGACGGTGTCGACCGCGGGCTGCTGTTCGTCGGCTTCGTCGCCGACATCGAGCGCCAGTTCGAGTTCCTCCAACGGCGCTGGGCCTACGACGGCGATGCGCTGCGGCTCGGCCGGGACCCCGACCCGCTGCTCGGGCCTCCCGAGCCGCACGACGGCGCCCGGTTCAAGGTCCCGGGTGCTCCGCCCTACCTGCTGCCGATCGACCGACCGCTCGTGGTGCTGCGCGGCGGG includes:
- a CDS encoding Dyp-type peroxidase translates to MNALAGPLGSVVRTARARLGPRRLSRATLADIQGNVLRAFDDDHAELLLVAVDDPVAGRRLLRELLPDVTDATEWVVPPAVTTNVALSAAGLARLGMAQELVDDLPPAFREGMARRAGRLGDDGPAAPVHWDPGLRDDTAHVLITLTAWRADRLDDHAAALATRIGRDPGLDLAHRQRAERFDDRREHFGFVDGIAQPRLAGIDGPRTAPTGTPVRLGWRSLPVGEFVLGHVDAEGVRSPTPARGWTRNGSFVVVRKLHQDVAAFRSLVRVTGADYPGGPDLLAAKLVGRWPDGTPLATSPDGPDPRIADDPARVNDFRFADDPEGLRCPVGAHVRRMNPRDGAGVGGTMTTRHRIIRRGLPYGPRLADDGGVPRDDGVDRGLLFVGFVADIERQFEFLQRRWAYDGDALRLGRDPDPLLGPPEPHDGARFKVPGAPPYLLPIDRPLVVLRGGGYFFQPGIAALTTLADGRT